One region of Mycolicibacterium insubricum genomic DNA includes:
- a CDS encoding ABC transporter ATP-binding protein: MIRTLLALMPPGSRGRVYGYLTLTMLSVLLRAASAVLLVPFVAALFGDDSHRAVPWLGWLTVATVGGWIIDAAASRLGFTLGFGVLDSSQRDLAERLPQVQLRWFTAENTATTRSAIAATGPELVGMIVYLLTPLLGAMALPAVIALALAATVSVPLGLAALAGVVVLFAAMWASIRLSRNADALADESNTELTERIIEFARTQAALRAARRVAPARSMAGAALDAQHGATMRLLAMQIPGQILFSIASQLALILFAGAAAVLTVRGQLGAPEAVALIVVLVRYLEPFTALSELAPGIDTTRATLRRIQAVLDAPTLAAGDRGPAGTGAPRIEFDSVGFGYSDDDRVLDDISFALEPGTTTAIVGPSGSGKSTVLSLIAGLYQPDRGAVRFDGVDLAQMDPEARREAVSMVFQHSYLFDGTIADNVLVGHPGADDAALREAFGLARVDELLARLPDGDRSPVGEGGSALSGGERQRVGIARALLKPAPVLLVDEATSALDTENEAAIVAALTDDARPRTRVIVAHRLASIAGADRVLFIEGGRIVEDGGIDELLAGGGRFAEFWDQRRAAADWQIAGAPH; the protein is encoded by the coding sequence ATGATCCGCACCCTGCTGGCCCTGATGCCGCCCGGCAGCCGCGGCCGGGTGTACGGCTATCTGACACTGACGATGCTGTCGGTGCTGCTGCGCGCCGCATCGGCGGTGCTGCTGGTGCCGTTCGTCGCGGCGCTGTTCGGCGACGATTCCCACCGGGCGGTGCCCTGGCTGGGGTGGCTGACCGTCGCTACCGTCGGCGGCTGGATCATCGACGCCGCGGCGTCGCGCCTGGGCTTCACGCTCGGCTTCGGCGTCCTGGACTCCAGCCAGCGCGACCTCGCCGAGCGGCTGCCACAGGTGCAGCTGCGCTGGTTCACCGCCGAGAACACCGCCACCACCCGGTCGGCGATCGCGGCGACCGGACCGGAGCTGGTCGGCATGATCGTTTACCTGCTGACCCCGCTGCTCGGGGCGATGGCCCTGCCGGCGGTGATCGCGCTGGCGCTGGCGGCCACCGTCTCGGTTCCGCTGGGGCTGGCGGCGCTGGCCGGTGTGGTGGTGCTGTTCGCCGCCATGTGGGCCTCGATCCGGCTCAGCCGCAACGCCGATGCCCTGGCCGATGAGAGCAACACCGAATTGACCGAGCGGATCATCGAATTCGCCCGCACCCAGGCCGCGTTGCGCGCCGCCCGACGGGTGGCGCCCGCCCGCAGCATGGCCGGCGCCGCGCTGGACGCCCAGCACGGCGCGACCATGCGGCTGCTGGCCATGCAGATCCCGGGGCAGATCCTGTTCAGCATCGCCAGCCAGCTCGCGCTGATCCTGTTCGCCGGGGCCGCCGCGGTGCTGACCGTGCGCGGCCAGCTCGGCGCACCGGAAGCCGTCGCCCTGATCGTCGTGCTGGTGCGCTACCTCGAACCGTTCACCGCGCTGAGCGAGCTGGCCCCCGGCATTGACACCACCCGCGCGACGCTGCGCCGCATCCAGGCGGTGCTGGACGCGCCGACGTTGGCCGCCGGAGACCGCGGACCGGCCGGGACCGGTGCGCCCCGAATCGAATTCGACTCCGTCGGCTTCGGCTACTCCGACGACGACCGGGTGCTCGACGACATCAGCTTCGCACTGGAGCCGGGCACCACGACCGCCATCGTCGGCCCGTCCGGATCGGGCAAGAGCACCGTGTTGTCGCTCATCGCCGGGCTCTACCAACCCGACCGCGGCGCGGTCCGGTTCGACGGCGTCGACCTGGCCCAGATGGATCCGGAGGCGCGGCGCGAGGCGGTGTCCATGGTGTTCCAGCACTCGTATCTGTTCGACGGCACCATTGCCGACAACGTCCTCGTCGGCCATCCGGGCGCCGACGACGCCGCACTGCGGGAGGCGTTCGGCCTGGCCCGAGTCGACGAGCTGCTGGCCCGGCTGCCCGACGGCGACCGGTCGCCGGTCGGGGAGGGCGGATCGGCGCTGTCCGGTGGCGAGCGACAGCGGGTGGGCATCGCCCGGGCACTGCTCAAACCGGCACCGGTGCTGCTGGTGGACGAGGCGACCAGCGCCCTGGACACCGAGAACGAGGCGGCGATCGTCGCGGCCCTGACCGACGACGCACGCCCGCGCACCCGGGTGATCGTTGCCCACCGGCTGGCCAGCATCGCCGGCGCCGACCGGGTGCTATTCATCGAGGGCGGCCGGATCGTCGAGGACGGCGGCATCGACGAGCTGCTCGCCGGGGGCGGCCGATTCGCCGAGTTCTGGGACCAGCGCCGGGCCGCCGCGGACTGGCAGATCGCCGGCGCCCCGCACTAG